A single region of the Marinobacter salinus genome encodes:
- a CDS encoding DUF4105 domain-containing protein → MGYSLRIGPALIWLALTATAHADPDAGAGQPYLDPAWLMLGHYHPDTLGDGYTSQADDPAFFLSKNGKHSPASELEATLSAIQRPGGGDNHARCRYPARTAWLQQEFDLSLAPMDCPAYGEWKETLNTKTVTLVFAASYLNSPSSMFGHTFLRLDPPQEDEETNLLLASTISYAADAAAHDSEILFAYKGIFGGYPGITTIQPYYEKIRLYSDIEHRDLWEYTLNLNQEEVDLMLAHAWEIRDRNFDYYFFDENCAYRLLALIDVARPGTNLLDEVGTHAIPSDTVRWVVDKDLISSVHYRPSAATSVAYSLSSLPDSQQTLAAAVANGYVSADADELKRLTASERAHVLDATYDYVRYQSEAEGWPRDIAAPLSHELLQERSTIENVPPPETPPEPAIRDDQGHDTFRLSLAGGQLDHREFTQLTLRPAYHDILDPPEGYRSGAQLQFLRLDARYYTDNDELQLEQLTGVEIRSLSPRNQFFSPLSWQVGFGGRRTDTGTERVLAPYLEGGAGGSWQLAPKTQLFAIATADLEIDDDLRRGYDAASGADIGLLHQNNQFSLMAGAKTKAWIVSSQHRQYQAYAKASWHIGREFSLFAEFTREDHYDRYESKWQTGLHAYF, encoded by the coding sequence ATGGGCTATTCGCTTCGCATTGGGCCGGCTCTCATCTGGCTCGCTCTCACAGCAACCGCGCACGCAGACCCGGATGCCGGGGCAGGCCAGCCCTACCTGGACCCAGCCTGGCTCATGCTAGGCCACTATCACCCCGACACTCTGGGAGACGGCTATACCAGCCAGGCGGATGACCCTGCGTTTTTCCTCAGTAAAAATGGAAAGCATTCACCCGCCTCAGAACTGGAAGCGACCTTATCCGCCATCCAGAGGCCGGGCGGGGGCGACAATCACGCCCGATGCCGTTACCCGGCCAGAACCGCCTGGCTTCAGCAGGAATTTGACCTTTCTCTGGCGCCTATGGACTGCCCCGCATACGGGGAGTGGAAAGAGACTCTGAATACAAAGACCGTAACTTTGGTCTTTGCAGCCTCTTACCTGAACAGCCCTTCGTCGATGTTCGGGCACACATTCCTGAGACTTGACCCACCCCAGGAAGACGAAGAAACGAACCTGTTGCTGGCCAGCACCATATCCTACGCGGCCGACGCAGCAGCACATGACAGCGAGATCCTGTTTGCCTACAAAGGGATCTTTGGCGGATACCCGGGCATAACAACAATACAACCCTATTATGAAAAGATCCGCCTTTACTCCGATATCGAACACAGGGATCTCTGGGAATACACTCTGAACCTCAATCAGGAAGAAGTAGACCTGATGCTTGCCCACGCCTGGGAAATTCGTGATCGCAACTTCGATTACTATTTCTTCGACGAAAACTGCGCCTACCGACTGTTAGCTCTTATTGATGTAGCGCGCCCGGGCACAAACCTTCTGGACGAAGTGGGCACTCACGCTATCCCCTCCGATACCGTTCGGTGGGTTGTGGACAAAGATCTTATCAGCAGCGTTCATTACCGGCCATCGGCCGCCACCTCGGTCGCTTACAGCTTGTCCTCATTGCCGGACTCGCAGCAAACACTGGCCGCTGCCGTGGCCAATGGTTATGTCTCCGCTGATGCCGACGAGCTAAAGCGACTGACCGCCAGTGAAAGGGCCCATGTACTGGACGCCACCTACGACTATGTGCGCTACCAGAGCGAAGCCGAAGGCTGGCCGCGTGACATCGCGGCCCCGCTATCCCATGAATTGCTGCAAGAACGCAGCACCATCGAAAACGTACCGCCTCCCGAAACCCCACCCGAACCCGCTATCCGGGACGACCAGGGCCATGACACTTTCCGTCTGAGCCTGGCCGGCGGCCAGCTGGACCACCGGGAATTCACCCAACTCACCCTTCGGCCTGCCTATCACGATATTCTTGACCCTCCGGAGGGCTACCGTAGTGGTGCCCAACTCCAGTTCCTGAGACTGGACGCCCGCTACTACACCGACAACGACGAACTGCAACTGGAACAGCTGACGGGCGTAGAGATTCGCTCTCTCAGCCCCAGAAACCAGTTTTTTTCGCCTTTGTCCTGGCAGGTAGGCTTTGGTGGCCGCAGAACCGATACCGGCACTGAGCGTGTGCTGGCGCCTTATCTTGAGGGCGGCGCAGGAGGTAGCTGGCAATTGGCTCCAAAAACCCAACTCTTCGCCATCGCAACCGCCGACCTGGAGATTGATGACGACCTCCGCCGCGGCTACGATGCCGCATCCGGCGCCGACATCGGGCTGCTGCACCAAAACAACCAGTTCAGCCTGATGGCCGGAGCCAAGACCAAAGCCTGGATCGTCAGCAGCCAGCACAGACAGTATCAGGCCTACGCAAAAGCCAGCTGGCACATAGGCCGGGAGTTCAGCCTGTTTGCCGAATTCACCCGGGAAGATCACTACGACAGGTACGAGAGCAAATGGCAAACCGGACTGCACGCCTACTTCTGA
- a CDS encoding DUF3015 domain-containing protein — MKKLIAGAILLGASSMAFAQPGCGVGAMIWKGQSGIAPHVLAATTNGTFGNQTFGMTTGTLGCQTNAAVQSMAMYMDSNIDKVARDMSRGSGENIDTLAVLLGVEEADRGTFRKVLQDNFATVFPSSETTSGEAVDAIVALLEKNESLSKYVAA, encoded by the coding sequence ATGAAAAAACTCATCGCAGGTGCAATTCTTCTCGGCGCTTCTTCCATGGCCTTCGCCCAGCCAGGCTGTGGCGTGGGTGCAATGATCTGGAAAGGACAGTCCGGTATCGCCCCACACGTGCTGGCCGCCACAACCAATGGCACTTTTGGTAACCAGACGTTCGGCATGACGACCGGCACCCTGGGCTGCCAGACCAACGCTGCCGTCCAATCCATGGCCATGTACATGGACAGCAACATCGACAAGGTTGCCCGAGACATGTCTCGTGGCTCTGGCGAAAACATCGATACCCTCGCGGTATTGCTGGGCGTTGAAGAAGCTGACCGCGGCACCTTCCGCAAAGTACTTCAGGATAACTTCGCAACTGTATTCCCCAGCTCTGAAACCACCTCTGGTGAAGCGGTAGACGCAATCGTCGCCTTGCTGGAGAAGAATGAATCACTGAGCAAATACGTGGCAGCCTGA
- a CDS encoding ABC transporter ATP-binding protein, translated as MLVLEDVHTHYGKIEALHGVSVEVKKGEIVSLIGANGAGKTTLLMTVCGNPQASSGRVILEGRDITREPTAQIMRSGIAIVPEGRRIFSGLTVEENLHMGGFFNSKAEIRKSQDHAYELFPRLKEREHQRAGTMSGGEQQMLAIGRALMSRPNMIILDEPSLGLAPLVIKQIFEIIGHLRDEGITVFLVEQNAHQALNLADRGYVLETGKIRLQDTGKNLLANPDVQNAYLGG; from the coding sequence ATGCTTGTACTAGAAGATGTCCATACCCACTACGGCAAAATCGAAGCACTGCACGGGGTTTCTGTCGAGGTCAAGAAAGGTGAGATCGTCTCCCTGATAGGGGCCAATGGCGCGGGCAAAACCACGCTGCTAATGACCGTTTGCGGAAACCCGCAGGCGAGCTCCGGGCGCGTGATCCTGGAAGGCCGCGATATCACTCGCGAGCCGACAGCGCAAATCATGCGCTCGGGGATAGCCATTGTCCCAGAGGGGCGCCGGATCTTTTCCGGACTCACTGTGGAAGAAAACCTGCATATGGGCGGGTTCTTCAACTCCAAGGCCGAGATCCGCAAGAGCCAGGATCATGCCTACGAGCTGTTCCCTCGCCTCAAAGAGCGTGAGCACCAGCGTGCAGGCACCATGTCCGGCGGTGAGCAGCAGATGCTCGCCATTGGCCGCGCGCTGATGAGCAGGCCCAACATGATCATCCTGGATGAGCCCTCGCTGGGCCTCGCACCGCTGGTGATCAAGCAGATCTTCGAGATCATCGGCCACCTTCGTGACGAGGGTATTACCGTGTTTCTTGTCGAGCAGAATGCTCACCAGGCACTGAACCTCGCGGACCGCGGCTATGTGCTGGAAACCGGAAAGATCCGACTCCAGGACACCGGGAAAAACCTGCTGGCCAACCCCGATGTGCAAAACGCATACCTTGGCGGCTAG